Genomic window (SAR324 cluster bacterium):
GGTGCTGGTGCTCGCTGCAGATCTCGATGAAATTCTGGAAGTAGCCGATCGAGTTCTGGTGCTCAATCGGGGACGTCTGATGGGAGAACAAAACCGTAATTCAATTGACCGAACGCAGCTCCTTGACTGGATTTCTACCACCGAAACAAAATTCGCCCATGCCTGAAGCTACAAAAACTGACAAAGGTGGAACTTCCAATAATTGGGATGCCAAGCAATTTGCCATTCGCTATGGATTTTTGATTGTGATGGCTGCCTTATACCTGTTGTTCAGCATTTTGGAACCTGCCTTTTTGACCTGGAGTAATCAGTTTTCCATTCTATTGGGCATCGCGATTTATGGCATTCTCGCACTTGGTGTCACTTTTACCCTAGTTGTGGATGGCTTGGATCTATCCATTGGCTCCGTCGCGGCTCTGAGTGTGATGATCTCCTCCTACTGCATGGTTGTATTGGAGCAGGGTGCCGTGATTAGTGTGATTATTTGCCTCCTGCTAGGTGCCTTGGTTGGACTCCTCAACGGTCTATTGATTGTTAAGATGAAGATCCCCGATTTGCTAACGACACTGGGGATGATGTTTTTGATTCAAGGACTTCAGCTAATCCCCTCTGCAGGTCGTACTATTAGTGAAGGTATGCTGATGGAGGACGGGGAGGAAGCAATGGGGTTTTTTGATCCGAGCTTTCTTTATCTTGGGCAAGGCCGTCTCTTCGGAGTAATTCCAATTCCAGTGATTGTCATGCTGGTGATCGCTCTCCTTGTTTACATTGTTCTGGACCATACACGTTGGGGTCGAGTGATGTACGCCATTGGTGGAAACCCAGAGGCCACTCGACTGGCTGGAGCACCTGTTAATTTATATCGAATTATGGCTTACGTGATCAGCGGCACGATTGCATCGATTGGTGGAGTGCTCCTGGTAGCCCGAGTTGGAGTTGGAGACATCACCAGCGGTACAGGGTTGCTGCTGGATGCGGTCGGGGCTGCCTTGATTGGCTTCGCAGTTTTTGGAGTTCGACGACCAAATCCGTTTGGCACTCTCGTCGGAGCCATCTTCATTGGGGTTCTATTGAGCGGCTTAACAATGTTGAGCCTGCCCTACTACACCCAGGATTTTATCAAAGGCGGAGTGCTGGTCCTCTCGCTGATGTTTACTTTTGCGCTGGCAAAGCGCTCCTAGACCTTCCCTTGCGGAAGTTCCCGCAGAGATTTTTTCTCTGCCTTATTTCCTTTCTCATGGAGATTCAGATGAAAAAGATGCTGTCCGCAGCTTGCTCCCTTTTGTTCCTCTTGATCACAACGACTACGCTTTGGGCCCAGATTGCTGGGGCTCCTCCGCCATTTGATGGATCTAAAAAGCTCAAAGTTGCCTTGGTTCAGCTTTTGGTGGAAGGCGAATTTATGCAGACCTTCCGCTCTGGAGCCAAACGGCAGGCTGAGATGCTGGGTATGGAATTCCTGGCATTGAATACAAAAAATGCCGATAACAAAGCCCAGGCTGATGCCGTGGATCGTGCGATCAGTCTTGGAGTGGATGCAATCCTGCTGAGTCACGGACGACCAGAGACGATGCGAGAGCCCATCCAGCGAGCCTTGGCGAAAGGGATCAAAGTGGTCGCATTCGACATCTACTTCGAAGATCTGACCAATATCGTTACCCACATGGCCCAAGATGATGTCCTGCTGGGTCAAATGGCACTGGACGCCTTAGTGGCTGATTTCAATGGCCAAGCAAACGTTGGGTATATCTACATTCCAGGTGTTCTACCACTGGACAAGAGAGATACCAGCTTCACCAAGGTCAAGCAGGAATACCCAGGTATCAAGGAAATCGCCCGTCATGGCTCCCTCGAGTCACCGATCTCCACCAAGAATGCTGATCAGGTGAAGGCTACGATGCAGGCAAACCGCAATATCAACGCCTACTTTGCACCTTATGATGAGTTTGCAAAAGGGGTTGTGATCGCCCTGCGTGAACTGAACATGAGTGACAAGGTGAAAGTCTACAGTGCCGACATCAGCACCGTTGATATTCGTCAGATGACCCAGGATGGAAGCCCTTGGGCTGCGACCGCTGCTACGAACCCTGCTGCAATTGGCGCAACTGGGATTCGAGCTTTGGCCATGAAACTGACCGGGGAGTGGCTGCCACAAGAAATCACGATTCCACCTATGCTCTTCACCCAGAAGATGCTACGTGACAACAATGTTCAGCGGTTCAATGATCTCTTTGAGAAATTCCCAGAGTTCAATACCGTTGATCGAGCTAGCGCAACTTGGATTCCCAGAGATTCCTCAGGCAAGTTCTAAACTCCTATTTTTGAGAACTCTATGAGCCTCCCGTTGAGCCTTCAATGGCAAGAAGATGAGCTGATCATGTTGGATCAGACCTGTCTACCCATCGAAGAAGTGATGTTGCGACCAAAGACGGTCGACGCTGTCTTTGAAGCCATCAAAATGCTTCGGGTACGGGGGGCCCCTGCGATCGGGATTGCGGGTGCTTATGGACTGGTCATCGCCATGCAGCACCAGCGCAACCTCACTTGGCCAGAGTTTCTTTTGGAAGCAGAACGCCAAGTGGATTATCTCAACAGCGCTCGACCCACTGCGGTGAATCTAAGTTGGGCACTCAAGCGAATGATTGGAAAATTAAATGATCAGCACGACAGCGAAACCGCATATCAGGTCTTGTTAGAAGAAGCCAAGGTCATTCATGAAGAAGATCGAAAGCTCTGTCGGGGTATTGGTGAAAATGGACTCTCGCTCATCGAAGAGGGGATGGGAATTCTGACTCATTGCAATGCAGGTGGATTGGCAACCAGTGAGCTTGGAACTGCGCTGGCCCCAATGTATCTGGCCCATGAAAAGGGCATCAGTTTCCAAGTTTATTCGGATGAAACCAGACCACTACTCCAGGGCTCTCGACTGACAGCTTGGGAACTACGGCAAAGCGGGATTGATGTGACCACGATTTGCGACAACATGGCCGCCGTGATGATGCAAGAA
Coding sequences:
- a CDS encoding ABC transporter permease, with translation MPEATKTDKGGTSNNWDAKQFAIRYGFLIVMAALYLLFSILEPAFLTWSNQFSILLGIAIYGILALGVTFTLVVDGLDLSIGSVAALSVMISSYCMVVLEQGAVISVIICLLLGALVGLLNGLLIVKMKIPDLLTTLGMMFLIQGLQLIPSAGRTISEGMLMEDGEEAMGFFDPSFLYLGQGRLFGVIPIPVIVMLVIALLVYIVLDHTRWGRVMYAIGGNPEATRLAGAPVNLYRIMAYVISGTIASIGGVLLVARVGVGDITSGTGLLLDAVGAALIGFAVFGVRRPNPFGTLVGAIFIGVLLSGLTMLSLPYYTQDFIKGGVLVLSLMFTFALAKRS
- the mtnA gene encoding S-methyl-5-thioribose-1-phosphate isomerase, which produces MSLPLSLQWQEDELIMLDQTCLPIEEVMLRPKTVDAVFEAIKMLRVRGAPAIGIAGAYGLVIAMQHQRNLTWPEFLLEAERQVDYLNSARPTAVNLSWALKRMIGKLNDQHDSETAYQVLLEEAKVIHEEDRKLCRGIGENGLSLIEEGMGILTHCNAGGLATSELGTALAPMYLAHEKGISFQVYSDETRPLLQGSRLTAWELRQSGIDVTTICDNMAAVMMQEGKIDVVIVGTDRVAANGDVANKIGTFSVAILANYFKIPFYVACPASTIDLNTPTGAEIVIEERAPEEVTAFGERRTAPIDIKVRNPAFDVTPANLVTGIITEQTILRASYAESIRQTYGSA
- a CDS encoding substrate-binding domain-containing protein, which gives rise to MKKMLSAACSLLFLLITTTTLWAQIAGAPPPFDGSKKLKVALVQLLVEGEFMQTFRSGAKRQAEMLGMEFLALNTKNADNKAQADAVDRAISLGVDAILLSHGRPETMREPIQRALAKGIKVVAFDIYFEDLTNIVTHMAQDDVLLGQMALDALVADFNGQANVGYIYIPGVLPLDKRDTSFTKVKQEYPGIKEIARHGSLESPISTKNADQVKATMQANRNINAYFAPYDEFAKGVVIALRELNMSDKVKVYSADISTVDIRQMTQDGSPWAATAATNPAAIGATGIRALAMKLTGEWLPQEITIPPMLFTQKMLRDNNVQRFNDLFEKFPEFNTVDRASATWIPRDSSGKF